Genomic DNA from Fusarium keratoplasticum isolate Fu6.1 chromosome 2, whole genome shotgun sequence:
ATTACGCAAAAGTCTATACCTGCTTACCGGATGGTGACCTGATGACTGCGATAACGTGAATGGCCAGAGCATAAGATGGGTGTGCAGAGGGATGACTTTTGCAAAGCTTGGCGAATATAGTTACCTAAATGAGCCTAGTTTCTGGAATGATCGGGGCCATGACGAGATCTATCCGACGGGTTTTTGCATGTAGTCTCCCAATCCGAGCAAGGCTGGCTTTTCTTGGCTTTCTGTGCCATACACCACACATGTAGCTCACGAGAGGAAGACGCCATCAGAGAGGGTTAAACACTCAGATGGGTAAGTTTGTTACGACATGATGCATTCGTATTActcatcagcatcaagcaTCTGTATCAGAAAATAATAGCCCGTTTCCTTGATAAACCGTGACACACGGCAAAACCAAAAGGCCATTTCCGGATCATCCGCACCAAACGTCTTCAACACGTCGCAAGCAGTCTTGAGCGGAAGACTTATGGAAGCCGCTCCAAACAGTTTGAACTCTTCTTTGAGCAGAAACTCTATGCTCCGAAATGTCCACAAGGCGAGTTGGTTGATCATCTTGACGTCCAATAGGTCATCCAGGCCCCTCCTCTTGGTGGAAGTTGAGAGACATGGAAATCTCGACGTTAATCTTATGATGTTGTGGGCGCAGATCACTTGAAATGCCCAGAGGTGGGTGAAAAAGTTTCCGGCAATGATGTCGGGAAACTGAATTGGCAGGTCTTCCTGAGCTGGGAAGATGGGAAGCCACCGGTGGGCTGTAGTTTCTTCCTTGACAGTTTCGTCTCTGCGGACGAGGTTTTGGAGAATGTTCAGCAATTCCTCGACTATCTGCTGGGCGCTTGCTACGGCTTGGTCGGCTGGGGTATCCGACAAATCATCGATTCTGCCCAGTATCTCGGCGAGAGGGAAGACCTCTGTGAATAGTGACTGGAGAGGCGATGGGATGTAAAACTCAAAGGGGATTGAGGTCCAGGCAGGGTCCGATAGAAAGTGTTTCCTTCGGGAAAAGAATGCCCGAAGAACCTAGGTCCGTTAACAATATGCGCTTGACTTGGAGGGGCTTGCTTACAAGGACCGGTCTAAATCCCACAaagagatgatgagagatTCCCGAGGCGTAGAAGCAAGGTTTTTGAAGCTTCATGAGATCCTCTATTCCCTTTGCATGAACAATGGCGCTGGTTGAGCCCGTGGGCATGATCATCTAAGGCTGTCAGCTCGGGCTTAACGAACGATTCCACACTGTAGTAGAAATTAATACCTCGGACAAGAATAAACACATGATGCTGGCAGCCACAATATTTGGTGCTGAGGTAGCCCAACCATCCAGTCCGCTGTTCAGTGACTCGAGAGCCGTGGTGTGTGCCGCCAAGGCATCAGACATAGGTGCCCTTCCCTGACTCCCTCTGGCAAGAATGGATACTGCTAGTGTTTTGATGGCAGGTGAGAGACATTGATCTGCCTTTGACCCCCTGGCCAACTCAGGGAGCATCTCAACCCAGCCACCACATATCCGATGGGAAAAGATGGAGGCTTGCGAGGGGACAAATTGAGGTGTTTGCCCAACGGGACTGAAGTTTTGCACGACAAGtgagatgatgtcgagtAGGGGCCAGCTTAGTGAGCGACTCAGAGGAAACTTGTTCGTGGGCAATGTTACCTGTTTCGTAACAACTGGCTGTGCTTTCTGGCTGTCAACGCTGACGCGACGGCGCTGTCGCCTAGCTTTGgttgccctcgccgccggGTATGAGTTTGATACGACTGGCGGTCGGAAGATGAGATCGTGGTCATATCCTGCGCACTTCTTGGAAGAGAATAGACATTGGGAACAACTCGGTAGTTTTCCATCACACCATAAGGGGCATTAGACCGCGGCTGCGAGACTCTGTTTGAGGAGACTTACAGCTAACTTCCGAGCCCTGCACGTATGGCAGGTGGTTGTTTTTCGGATCTTCATGATGTTGACACTTTGGAAGATAGATTATTCATACTGACACGCGTTGAGACGGGGAATGCTTAGGTCTAGAGCCGGATCCAGTCCGTTCGGCCGGCATCAAATGATGTTGTCAAGTGGCGACGACATACGAGGGTCATCTTGCGCTACGCTGATTGCGGTAATTAAAACCGCCAAGACATTAGCGTTGTGGGGATTCAGGAGTGAATTGGCCAATCATATAATTGCTCCGGGTTTCAATCTTCAACCTGATTCTCTTTGCTTTCTAATGCTTTCAACGTTTACACAACATCCTTGCCCTGAATGATGGTTCCGAAGGCGTCGGCAATCTCAAGGAGGGCAGTCTTTGtcagctcctcagccttgactcCCGGAATATCCCTGTCACCGACGGCAtcctcggcgatgaggacgTTCCAACCCCGCTCAGCACCTTGACGAGCAGTTGTCGACACGCAAACGTGAGCCTTGGTCCTGTTAGCATCCATCAAGTGAGTAGCGTTCAACATGTATTCTTCTCACCATGTATCCGGTCAAAACAATCTTGCTTCGCTCAGTGGCTTTCAAAATGTCCTGCAGATCCGTGTCGGTGAAAGATCCAGGGTAGTTCTTCGTAACGACAGACTCCCCTTCAACGGGCTTCAACTCGGGGAGCTCTTCAGCAAGCTCAGTTCCCGGAGTGAAGACGGGAGCTCCAGCAGGAGTAGCGTGGACGACGTGGACAACAGGGGCCTTGGCGGCACGGTACTTCTCAAGAAGAGAGGCGAGGGCAACGCGAGAAGTGTCTATGTTGGCGACGCGAAGCTTTCCCTTAGCATACTCGTTCTGAgcgtcgatgatgacgaggacgctGTCGCTGGTCGAGGCAGTGGAGGGCTGGACGCCGATGAGAGAGCGGAATGACACAGCAGACATTTTGAGCTTGGGTGATGAAGAGTTGACGGGATTGAATATGAACGATATTGAGTAGAATAGACTTATCAATCACCTCAAAAGACTTGATAGAATGTCGCCGTATAAATAGCTTGGATTGAGCTCCCCACAAGGGTCATCGGGCGACAGGAATACTATGCCCATTTTGGAAACATATTCCGCCAAGACTTTCTGCTGATGCATGGAACTGTACTTGCTAATCGTAGTGGTTGATCACGCCTTCGGAAAGCATCAAGACGAAAGTGACAAATTGAGTCGCCGACCAACGTTGATTGCATTTGAGACCATGGTCTGAGATGAATCGCCAGAGTGTCGGGTAGCTAAAAACATAGCTTGGACCAACTGTTGACTGATTTCGCGCAGATGGTACATCTGGCCAGTTGCCATGATTAAAAAGGCAGCGAGAAATATATCATAAGGTTTCCGGGTATTCAATAAACAAGGTAAACGTCTGTATTGTTATTTTTCATTGCGTTGGGTGCCACATGTTAATACCCAGTTAATATCTCCTCTCGCATGCCCAGGATTCCGTGTCACGAAGAGACATATCAAAACAAGCCAAATGTGCTACATAGTTAACCTAATGACCCTGTAGAATTAATTCCAGTTTTAGCTTGAGAGGCCATTCATGTTTATGATTTATCTCAAGACCCTTCCTCCTCAGGGGGTATGGCCTTGAACGACATCTGCATACTCTCCTCAATCTGGCCCCTCTTCTTAACAATAACCTGATAACCCTTGTTTCCATCCACATCCTTGAGGGCCAAGACCCTTGTCCTGCGCAaatcctccagctcatctaGCCTTTCAAGCGTggcgtcaagaagctcctcaaagccGTCCTCGGCACAGAGTTCTCGAAACACATTCTGCATCACCACCGAATCTGCTTGAACCATCGAGTTTGAATCGATGGTAAAAATATTGATGCGGTCGTGGTGCTGGATCAGATCTGCTCGTGTCATGATTTGTCTTGCTTTGTGAAGTGGAATGCTCGGCAAGGCATGATCATCTTGGGGGTTTTGCTCTTTCTTGGTTgcttcctcgtcgacgagagcTTTTGCGAGAACCATGGCTGCTGCGCAGAACTCTTGCTGGCTTTCTGCATCATCGTCGATATCTCCTCCAAAGATCCAACATTGGCTCAAAAACcatttcttctccttctcataTATCACCCTACAAGCTTCATCCATGTCAGGAGCCTTTGCGACTTGGCTCAGGAACCGAAACCGACCGCCAATCTTGGCATAGATCCGTTCCAAGGTATGTTCGGAGACATCCTCTCCAAAACTTCTGTTTCGAAAGTCCCTTAGCGCCGTGATGGTGGGACCTTTGGGAATGTCGTGAATGGGGAGGACTCGAAGGCGGGTGGCTTCAGGCATAAGGCGTTCACCGATCCAGAATTCGTTGCTGTTGAGCACAACTGTCACGAGGTTACTCGCTGCCCACATCTCGGCTCTTTGCTGGATCGCCTCCAGTAAATGCCgcccgtcgtcatcgtcgccaaAGAGATGAGCGCGGTTGATGACAAGCACCAGAGGCCTTCCGACCTTCTCCCTTCGTTTGAGCGCAATCTTTTCCATCTTGTTGAACGCACGCTCAATATCCAAGAGAGGTGTCGTATCTCGTGGCCCCCTGAAGCTAAATAGACTGCCGATGTAATCTTCGTGAAACTCGTAGTTGAGCGCTTTGCCAAGACGTAGTCGGAAGATTTCAAGGTCAGGGTGCGCCTCTAGCATGACAACACCTTCTCCCTCTATTTTTCTCATCGCTTTGAGAAGCATTGACGTTTTCCCGGTTCCTTTCTCCCCAGTCAAAAGGTGGTAGTGACCTTGAACGCTGCCATTGACGATGCTATCGATGAACTCTTGGTGAGGTCTCGTTACCTCGAAACAAGCGGTGATACCGTTTGATGAGTCCTGGGTTAACTGACGACCAAGGGCAGCCAGTTCTAGGGTTGAATATCCGGCGGCGAAAGCGTTCTCCATCTTGCGAAGGACAAGAGATTTGTAGTAGCGATGGTATGAGTACCCGGCCAagccgaggacgagaacaGACCCTAGGGCGGTTGCACTGCCTTCCAAGAGCTTCTCTCTCCAGTCAGAGTGGCCATCTCTATTTCCATTACGCCGCCATGCAGGAATCGACGGTCCCGAGTCAGCGTGTTTGCGAATGAGTAGCCTCTGCGCATCGATGTTTCCTAGCCGAGCTACTCGGCGCTTCACCGTTGGTCAGCAGCCGTCAAACCCAGACATTCAGTGCGCGGAATCGGCACTCCCCAGGAGGGCAGGATCTTACAGCCTGGTATCTTGATGTTCGGACATATCTGGTCATTGTGGCCGTCGGTTGAGTGTAGTTGCGTAAACGCGTCGAGGCGCTGGAACGCCTCGCGCCTTGGGGTGCCGAGTCACGTGGGTGTTTCACTGGCTACCAATTTGTCTCACGGGGAAAGGGGCATCTGCCAAGATGACTCGCCAAGATATCCAACAATGTATGAGCGTGGCAGTGTTGACTTTCTCCAGGGTTATCGAGACTGTACCGAAATTGCGTTGCGCGAGATCCGAGATCCGACAAATGACGTGCTTGACCAAATCCGAAACCCGACGACTGTTATCTTCACTTCAGTTGACCTCAAGCCAGGGATCAGATATCAGCAGAATCCGCTcccctttctttccttccACACCTTATCACAGTCCCGAGCTGCGCCCTATTCTTGAGGATCACGCCTCTCGAAAAATACCAGCTTAATAACAGATAAAACCTAGGTATGGCAAATCCGTTTCTGTTGGAAAAGCAGCCGTGTCGGGAATATTTTCCCTTAGCCGCCCTTGCGCTAAGCATTAACTTGTATTTTGTCATGCTTTTATATTTGAAGTGAAATGCACGGCAAGATACCTTGGTCCAGAAGATCATGGGCCTCAAGCAAAACTTTTGCTGTTTTTCATTGCTACTGTCTATATTTCCTCAAGATTCTCCATCGACTTAAGACAGCCTTTTCTCCTCTCGCTTGGACGCGCAGGTTCCTTACGCTCCTGGCAGGTCCAGATGTTCACTGCGCGTAATCTACAAGCTCTTTGAAGGGCAAGCATTTGCAACTAAATAAAGGGGGGGGTTAGGCGTATGTATTCATTTTAGGCTCTGTCTGAGCTTATGAGGCTACTAAAAATATGTGAAGCATTGTCGAATTGCGTTCAATTTAGGCCGTTTCTTGACAGTTCAGGCATAGAGGAGTTTTGCGGGCTATTGCAGGGAAGCCTATAGCACCGTGTTCCAACAATCCGCCAGAGTAATGCAATCAATACCTCTACTGAAGTATAACACCATCGCAACCCGCTATGActggtgaaggaggagggggtAAAGTTGCCCAATCGACAAAAGTGTtttgccaaggagatgccgcttggtggtgctgccGGATTCCCATTTCTGCAGGGTGTTGTTGAGGCTATGTTGAGGCTATGCTAAAATTGCGTCGCGCCAAAACCGAGAAGTGAAAtccgatgatgagagcgaAAAGGAATATCAATAGAATATCAGGCGCCTTTCCCTTTGCCTAAGTCGAAATTTTAAATCAGCAAGCACAGGGGATCTGGTACTAACGGTCGTCTATGTCTATTGCTCGCGTTCTTTACTTCTCCACGGCATTGCAAGGTTCCATTGGCTTGCTACAACAAAATCAGACCCCTCGGAATAGAATATGGAAGACGAGATAAGTCAAGCACCACCCCTCGGTGAGCATCACAACGACCCGCTGCAGGTCAACAAATCCGAACCCGAGCCTGCTTTTCGACTTGACGAAGACGAGCAGGTCCCCGGCAACAAGTTCGCCTTCTCCGCCGCGCAACTCCACAAACTATTCGAATCTCGAACCAACAATGCTCTGCGCGCCTTTGGTGGTCTTGCTGGGCTTTCGGCCGGCGTGAGAACCAATTTGAAAGCAGGGCTTTCcgccgacgaggatgtgCTGGACGGTTTCGTTTCGCTCCAAGACGCCATTCAAGGTGTCGGCATTCCAAAGGGATCGCGGCAGGACGGTCTAGCGACCTCGACTCCTGGAGGGTTTACCGATCGTCGGAGGGTTTACGGCGAGAACCGCGTTCCGAAGAATAAGCCAAAGACTTTTCTACAGCTTCTCTGGCTTGCTTTCGATGACAAGCTCATGTTCCTCCTCACCGCTTCGGCAACCGTCTCTCTCGCCCTGGGCATATATCAGTCGGTCACCAACAAGGAGGGAGGAGCTCGTCTCGAGTGGGTTGAAGGAGTTGCCATCCTCATTGCTGTCATCGTTATCGTCCTCGCCACAGCGATCAACGATTACCAAAAGAATTACAAGTTTCAGAAGCtgaacgagaagaaggaagagcgCATTGTCACGGTGACTCGCTCCGGGCAGCATCGATCCATCTCTGTGTTTAACGTCCTGGTTGGCGACGTCATGCACCTTGAGGCTGGAGACGTTGCACCAGCCGATGGAATACTAATCGAGGGGTTCGATATCCAGTGTGATGAGTCGCCATTGACTGGAGAGTCTGAACTTATCGTCAAGACCCCGGTATGCGTCCAAGGGTCCGGTGATTCATTCATCCTCAGCGGCACAAGAGTCGAGACTGGAGTAGGGACTTGCCTCATTCTTTCGGTCGGTGTCAACTCAACCT
This window encodes:
- a CDS encoding Zn(2)-C6 fungal-type domain-containing protein; the encoded protein is MLPELARGSKADQCLSPAIKTLAVSILARGSQGRAPMSDALAAHTTALESLNSGLDGWATSAPNIVAASIMCLFLSEMIMPTGSTSAIVHAKGIEDLMKLQKPCFYASGISHHLFVGFRPVLVLRAFFSRRKHFLSDPAWTSIPFEFYIPSPLQSLFTEVFPLAEILGRIDDLSDTPADQAVASAQQIVEELLNILQNLVRRDETVKEETTAHRWLPIFPAQEDLPIQFPDIIAGNFFTHLWAFQVICAHNIIRLTSRFPCLSTSTKRRGLDDLLDVKMINQLALWTFRSIEFLLKEEFKLFGAASISLPLKTACDVLKTFGADDPEMAFWFCRVSRFIKETGYYFLIQMLDADE
- a CDS encoding Isochorismatase domain-containing protein, whose amino-acid sequence is MSAVSFRSLIGVQPSTASTSDSVLVIIDAQNEYAKGKLRVANIDTSRVALASLLEKYRAAKAPVVHVVHATPAGAPVFTPGTELAEELPELKPVEGESVVTKNYPGSFTDTDLQDILKATERSKIVLTGYMAHVCVSTTARQGAERGWNVLIAEDAVGDRDIPGVKAEELTKTALLEIADAFGTIIQGKDVV
- a CDS encoding Calcium-transporting ATPase, with amino-acid sequence MEDEISQAPPLGEHHNDPLQVNKSEPEPAFRLDEDEQVPGNKFAFSAAQLHKLFESRTNNALRAFGGLAGLSAGVRTNLKAGLSADEDVLDGFVSLQDAIQGVGIPKGSRQDGLATSTPGGFTDRRRVYGENRVPKNKPKTFLQLLWLAFDDKLMFLLTASATVSLALGIYQSVTNKEGGARLEWVEGVAILIAVIVIVLATAINDYQKNYKFQKLNEKKEERIVTVTRSGQHRSISVFNVLVGDVMHLEAGDVAPADGILIEGFDIQCDESPLTGESELIVKTPVCVQGSGDSFILSGTRVETGVGTCLILSVGVNSTYGKIMMSLQDDVQETPLQQKLGVLAQYIINFGLAAGLVFFAILFIRFLVQLKDIEGGPEAKGTNF